Proteins encoded by one window of Nasonia vitripennis strain AsymCx chromosome 5, Nvit_psr_1.1, whole genome shotgun sequence:
- the LOC107981198 gene encoding uncharacterized protein LOC107981198 isoform X1 — translation MENRPAPLRSRRICRFCLTENEPLNFIYDRELSRPFQVPLSLQIMSCVSIEVYSADGMPQMICSTCRFNLDRCYKFKQQCKKADEALRAYPISGVLPRPMTINVNDPSEQSNKRNLDAKQTNEQAKKPRLDNGDRERQPVHQGQRQTETRSEKQQREKEEQRRELYEEEEQDQGTDGEQEAIEGKEDAKLEPGEIRVHACNQCDRTFPLQQSLQIHIQRAHRDRNYKCTECDRMFFSKYDLNKHMTTHSEEKPYSCDFCPKQFARGSMLQRHLKMHQEELRYGCPNCDREFLTPEELEKHEEAVHKAVKPYQCNICNKRFNYKQGLERHEMLHNEDKSFVCDYCKEAFRTSTKLARHLTTHAGHRPYMCKLCPRTFLLSHHLTRHMRSHSVEKRHQCEECGKAFKRKESLEVHQLTHTTKRVGMGLTCDVCNESCRNRADYVTHIKQHIEAGEKMGPDGLPPDNKEAKLAETESEEEEEEEDQYSDGDDDYEPPSSYHYAAKKLQKPSPSKTLAAAKIESEEEQMDKEEVVYIRGKDGVVKKTIKTLMPIQRRGEQQSPQETKKVVASPQVANSKQIKHDEPAPVQKTGRHDETEAQVQKIVASVFKEHKIPLKHQAGEQVKETTQTVTRQASQPLPSIIKEEKLDTPIASASPKNVNTVKVIKRIVVRKPAGSASDAVSTPVKELVQEAVAASQAQASSTTPSTSGPKVTKRVIVRRIIRQGDTTREVIMNPDGTIIDPAELAKLPTGNVVKRVVVKKPLDKGQNIEAMLQSADAKSIIRMAECGEDISKASSIVTTPKPVTTVHRVEHHPQQKQVTLQEDRATKEKLEQLEKRVEQQRLKIEELQARKQQEYEADDMMPERHDESEDEQQLPLKRVFVKRKQSIYDEEREYADDTVISSKDKDDTTVQQSGMVITAEGLKEEELSQASTTYEMDHSEAAASSSPTRAIEDAKIIIIKPEDNAADVDEMSRELCSILDSTDSVVKMQENVLSNLTQITSSVNEMSEAEKNYDEVAEIAASVQEEEAAPTTTTMTEEEPMEQEVVVSSEVEEHNQEQVEVGGDLDQNHAVQIVITQSEEEGMNLEVQSSSENNQIQVAEDGTTTIESTTEDCQEELPSLTESNDMFETSETVMEVDGKSIQEQPNLDESVIELSANNETINLNETTDSRDSLEDKLSQMEG, via the exons ATGGAGAACAGACCGGCGCCGTTGCGCTCCAGGCGCATCTGCAGGTTCTGCCTGACGGAGAACGAGCCGCTCAACTTCATCTACGACCGGGAGCTCAGCCGGCCCTTCCAGGTGCCGCTCTCCCTGCAAATCATGTCCTGCGTCTCCATCGAG GTGTACTCTGCGGATGGAATGCCACAAATGATTTGCTCAACTTGCCGTTTCAATCTGGATCGGTGTTACAAATTCAAGCAGCAGTGCAAGAAGGCAGACGAAGCCCTGCGTGCCTATCCTATTTCAGGAGTTCTTCCAAGACCAATGACTATAAATGTAAATGATCCATCCGAACAAAGTAACAAGAGAAATTTGGATGCCAAACAGACCAACGAACAAGCAAAGAAACCTCGACTTGACAATGGTGATAGGGAACGTCAACCAGTTCACCAAG GTCAGCGACAAACTGAAACGCGCTCAGAGAAGCAGCAACGCGAGAAGGAGGAACAGCGCCGCGAATTgtacgaagaagaagaacaggACCAGGGCACCGATGGTGAGCAGGAGGCGATTGAAGGAAAGGAAGACGCGAAGCTCGAACCAGGTGAAATCCGCGTGCACGCGTGCAACCAGTGCGACCGCACCTTCCCTCTGCAACAGTCACTCCAGATCCACATACAACGGGCTCATCGCGATCGAAACTACAAGTGCACTGAATGCGACCGCATGTTCTTCTCCAAGTATGACCTGAACAAGCATATGACCACTCACTCGGAGGAGAAGCCCTATTCCTGCGACTTCTGCCCCAAGCAGTTTGCCCGAGGTAGTATGCTGCAGCGTCACCTCAAGATGCACCAGGAGGAGCTGAGATACGGTTGTCCAAACTGCGACCGCGAATTCTTGACACCCGAGGAACTCGAAAAGCACGAGGAGGCCGTGCATAAGGCCGTGAAGCCCTATCAATGCAATATCTGCAACAAGCGCTTCAATTACAAGCAAGGTCTTGAGAGACACGAGATGCTGCACAACGAAGACAAATCCTTCGTCTGTGACTACTGCAAGGAGGCCTTCCGCACGAGCACTAAACTCGCTCGACATCTGACCACTCACGCGGGCCACCGTCCTTACATGTGCAAGCTCTGTCCACGTACGTTCCTACTGTCGCATCATCTGACGCGCCACATGCGCAGCCATTCGGTCGAGAAGCGCCACCAGTGCGAGGAGTGCGGTAAGGCCTTCAAACGCAAGGAGAGTCTCGAAGTGCATCAGTTGACGCACACCACCAAGCGAGTCGGCATGGGGCTTACCTGTGACGTCTGCAATGAATCTTGCCGCAACAGGGCCGACTATGTCACGCACATCAAACAGCATATCGAAGCCGGCGAAAAGATGGGTCCGGATGGTCTGCCACCTGACAACAAGGAAGCTAAGCTCGCCGAGACCGAgagcgaggaggaggaggaggaagaagaccAGTACTCAGACGGCGATGACGACTACGAGCCACCGTCTTCCTACCACTATGCTGCTAAGAAGTTGCAGAAACCTTCGCCATCCAAGACTTTGGCCGCTGCCAAGATCGAAAGTGAGGAGGAACAGATGGATAAAGAAGAGGTTGTCTATATTAGAGGAAAAGACGGCGTTGTCAAAAAGACTATCAAAACTCTCATGCCGATACAACGCAGAGGTGAACAGCAGTCTCCTCAGGAGACGAAAAAGGTCGTGGCTAGTCCTCAAGTCGCCAATTCCAAGCAGATCAAACACGATGAGCCAGCCCCCGTGCAGAAAACTGGCAGACACGATGAGACCGAAGCTCAAGTGCAGAAGATCGTTGCCTCTGTATTCAAAGAGCACAAAATACCGCTTAAACATCAAGCCGGTGAGCAGGTCAAAGAGACGACGCAGACTGTTACACGTCAGGCCTCTCAACCTCTCCCAAGCATAATTAAAGAGGAAAAGCTCGATACACCCATTGCCTCGGCTAGCCCGAAGAACGTCAATACCGTAAAGGTAATTAAGAGGATTGTCGTCAGAAAGCCAGCAGGAAGCGCTAGCGATGCTGTGTCAACGCCGGTTAAAGAACTTGTTCAAGAAGCTGTGGCTGCCTCTCAGGCACAGGCTTCATCGACGACACCCTCGACATCTGGCCCAAAAGTAACGAAGCGAGTAATCGTTCGCAGGATCATTCGCCAGGGCGACACGACTCGCGAAGTTATTATGAATCCAGATGGCACGATCATTGATCCGGCCGAGCTTGCGAAGCTGCCAACCGGTAACGTAGTTAAACGCGTGGTTGTGAAGAAACCGCTGGACAAGGGTCAAAATATAGAGGCAATGTTGCAGTCCGCCGACGCCAAGAGCATCATAAGAATGGCCGAATGTGGTGAAGATATCTCTAAAGCTAGTAGCATCGTTACGACTCCCAAACCAGTTACGACGGTGCACAGGGTAGAGCATCACCCGCAGCAGAAACAG GTAACCCTACAGGAGGACCGTGCCACCAAGGAGAAGCTTGAACAGCTCGAAAAACGAGTCGAGCAACAACGACTGAAAATCGAAGAACTGCAAGCGCGAAAGCAGCAAGAATACGAGGCAGACGACATGATGCCGGAACGCCATGATGAGTCAGAGGATGAACAGCAGCTTCCACTTAAAAGAGTCTTCGTCAAGAGAAAGCAGAGCATATACGACGAAGAACGCGAGTACGCTGATGACACTGTCATAAGCTCAAAGGACAAAGATGATACAACAGTGCAACAATCTGGCATGGTAATTACTGCCGAGGGACTCAAAGAAGAAGAGCTATCACAGGCCTCGACCACCTACGAGATGGACCACTCCGAGGCCGCTGCATCCAGCAGTCCCACGAGAGCGATAGAGGACgccaaaattattatcatcaaGCCGGAAGATAATGCGGCCGACGTTGACGAAATGAGTCGCGAACTATGCAGCATTCTCGACTCGACAGATAGCGTCGTAAAGATGCAAGAAAACGTGCTCAGCAATCTTACGCAGATCACGTCTTCTGTAAACGAAATGTCGGAGGCGGAAAAGAATTACGACGAGGTGGCTGAAATCGCTGCAAGCgtacaagaagaagaagctgcaCCGACCACAACGACGATGACAGAAGAAGAACCCATGGAACAGGAGGTTGTTGTCAGTAGCGAGGTCGAGGAACATAATCAGGAACAG GTTGAAGTCGGAGGCGATCTCGATCAAAATCATGCGGTGCAGATAGTCATAACTCAATCTGAGGAAGAAGGTATGAATCTTGAGGTACAGAGCTCTTCTGAAAACAACCAAATACAAGTCGCAGAGGACGGCACAACGACAATCGAAAGTACAACAGAGGATTGTCAAGAAGAATTGCCCTCGCTTACAGAGTCGAATGACATGTTCGAGACGTCCGAAACGGTAATGGAAGTAGACGGTAAAAGCATCCAGGAGCAGCCAAATCTCGACGAATCGGTCATTGAACTGTCTGCGAACAACGAAACGATCAATTTGAACGAAACCACCGATAGCAGAGACAGTTTAGAGGACAAACTTTCACAAATGGAAGGTTAG
- the LOC100124089 gene encoding aquaporin AQPAn.G isoform X1 yields MASLRNILGAQELTDKKSNLYRALVAEFLGTMLLNFFGCGSAITGDTLAISFSFGLTVAAVIQAIGHVSGGHVNPAVTFGMLAIGKIPVIRGLLYVISQCCGAIAGSAVLRALTSPEKEMVLGAVALKNGTDGAKGMGVEFFLAFILVLVVCGACDPGKPEAKPLAPLIIGLAVTVGHIVGIERTSTGMNPARALGSAVVVGEFPDHWLYWVGPILGGAAGALIYTHVIGAAKEPELPRSYTTVATEEKERFEYIDSGRGGL; encoded by the exons ATGGCAAGCCTTCGGAATATCCTGGGAGCGCAGGAGCTCACGGACAAGAAGTCCAATCTGTACCGCGCCCTCGTAGCCGAATTCCTGGGCACGATGTTGCTGAACTTCTTCGGCTGCGGTTCGGCCATCACCGGTGACACTCTCGCCATCAGCTTCTCCTTCGGCCTGACCGTCGCCGCGGTCATCCAAGCCATCGGACACGTTTCCGGCGGACACGTCAACCCGGCCGTCACTTTCGGCATGCTTGCTATCGGGAAG ATTCCGGTGATCCGTGGACTGCTGTACGTGATATCCCAGTGTTGCGGGGCGATCGCGGGCTCAGCGGTGTTGCGAGCGCTGACCAGTCCGGAGAAGGAAATGGTGCTCGGCGCTGTGGCGCTGAAGAACGGCACCGATGGCGCCAAGGGTATGGGCGTCGAGTTCTTCCTCGCGTTCATACTCGTCCTCGTAGTCTGCGGTGCCTGTGATCCTGGCAAACCGGAAGCTAAGCCACTGGCGCCGCTGATTATTGGCCTCGCCGTCACCGTTGGACACATCGTTGGT ATCGAGCGAACGAGCACCGGCATGAACCCAGCACGAGCACTGGGCAGTGCGGTCGTCGTTGGCGAGTTCCCCGACCACTGGCTCTACTGGGTAGGCCCAATCCTGGGAGGCGCCGCTGGTGCCCTTATCTACACGCATGTGATTGGCGCTGCCAAAGAGCCCGAATTGCCCAGATCGTACACGACCGTCGCTACCGAGGAGAAAGAG CGGTTCGAGTACATAGACAGTGGACGGGGCGGCCTGTAG
- the LOC107981198 gene encoding uncharacterized protein LOC107981198 isoform X2, producing the protein MENRPAPLRSRRICRFCLTENEPLNFIYDRELSRPFQVPLSLQIMSCVSIEVYSADGMPQMICSTCRFNLDRCYKFKQQCKKADEALRAYPISGVLPRPMTINVNDPSEQSNKRNLDAKQTNEQAKKPRLDNGDRERQPVHQGQRQTETRSEKQQREKEEQRRELYEEEEQDQGTDGEQEAIEGKEDAKLEPGEIRVHACNQCDRTFPLQQSLQIHIQRAHRDRNYKCTECDRMFFSKYDLNKHMTTHSEEKPYSCDFCPKQFARGSMLQRHLKMHQEELRYGCPNCDREFLTPEELEKHEEAVHKAVKPYQCNICNKRFNYKQGLERHEMLHNEDKSFVCDYCKEAFRTSTKLARHLTTHAGHRPYMCKLCPRTFLLSHHLTRHMRSHSVEKRHQCEECGKAFKRKESLEVHQLTHTTKRVGMGLTCDVCNESCRNRADYVTHIKQHIEAGEKMGPDGLPPDNKEAKLAETESEEEEEEEDQYSDGDDDYEPPSSYHYAAKKLQKPSPSKTLAAAKIESEEEQMDKEEVVYIRGKDGVVKKTIKTLMPIQRRGEQQSPQETKKVVASPQVANSKQIKHDEPAPVQKTGRHDETEAQVQKIVASVFKEHKIPLKHQAGEQVKETTQTVTRQASQPLPSIIKEEKLDTPIASASPKNVNTVKVIKRIVVRKPAGSASDAVSTPVKELVQEAVAASQAQASSTTPSTSGPKVTKRVIVRRIIRQGDTTREVIMNPDGTIIDPAELAKLPTGNVVKRVVVKKPLDKGQNIEAMLQSADAKSIIRMAECGEDISKASSIVTTPKPVTTVHRVEHHPQQKQEDRATKEKLEQLEKRVEQQRLKIEELQARKQQEYEADDMMPERHDESEDEQQLPLKRVFVKRKQSIYDEEREYADDTVISSKDKDDTTVQQSGMVITAEGLKEEELSQASTTYEMDHSEAAASSSPTRAIEDAKIIIIKPEDNAADVDEMSRELCSILDSTDSVVKMQENVLSNLTQITSSVNEMSEAEKNYDEVAEIAASVQEEEAAPTTTTMTEEEPMEQEVVVSSEVEEHNQEQVEVGGDLDQNHAVQIVITQSEEEGMNLEVQSSSENNQIQVAEDGTTTIESTTEDCQEELPSLTESNDMFETSETVMEVDGKSIQEQPNLDESVIELSANNETINLNETTDSRDSLEDKLSQMEG; encoded by the exons ATGGAGAACAGACCGGCGCCGTTGCGCTCCAGGCGCATCTGCAGGTTCTGCCTGACGGAGAACGAGCCGCTCAACTTCATCTACGACCGGGAGCTCAGCCGGCCCTTCCAGGTGCCGCTCTCCCTGCAAATCATGTCCTGCGTCTCCATCGAG GTGTACTCTGCGGATGGAATGCCACAAATGATTTGCTCAACTTGCCGTTTCAATCTGGATCGGTGTTACAAATTCAAGCAGCAGTGCAAGAAGGCAGACGAAGCCCTGCGTGCCTATCCTATTTCAGGAGTTCTTCCAAGACCAATGACTATAAATGTAAATGATCCATCCGAACAAAGTAACAAGAGAAATTTGGATGCCAAACAGACCAACGAACAAGCAAAGAAACCTCGACTTGACAATGGTGATAGGGAACGTCAACCAGTTCACCAAG GTCAGCGACAAACTGAAACGCGCTCAGAGAAGCAGCAACGCGAGAAGGAGGAACAGCGCCGCGAATTgtacgaagaagaagaacaggACCAGGGCACCGATGGTGAGCAGGAGGCGATTGAAGGAAAGGAAGACGCGAAGCTCGAACCAGGTGAAATCCGCGTGCACGCGTGCAACCAGTGCGACCGCACCTTCCCTCTGCAACAGTCACTCCAGATCCACATACAACGGGCTCATCGCGATCGAAACTACAAGTGCACTGAATGCGACCGCATGTTCTTCTCCAAGTATGACCTGAACAAGCATATGACCACTCACTCGGAGGAGAAGCCCTATTCCTGCGACTTCTGCCCCAAGCAGTTTGCCCGAGGTAGTATGCTGCAGCGTCACCTCAAGATGCACCAGGAGGAGCTGAGATACGGTTGTCCAAACTGCGACCGCGAATTCTTGACACCCGAGGAACTCGAAAAGCACGAGGAGGCCGTGCATAAGGCCGTGAAGCCCTATCAATGCAATATCTGCAACAAGCGCTTCAATTACAAGCAAGGTCTTGAGAGACACGAGATGCTGCACAACGAAGACAAATCCTTCGTCTGTGACTACTGCAAGGAGGCCTTCCGCACGAGCACTAAACTCGCTCGACATCTGACCACTCACGCGGGCCACCGTCCTTACATGTGCAAGCTCTGTCCACGTACGTTCCTACTGTCGCATCATCTGACGCGCCACATGCGCAGCCATTCGGTCGAGAAGCGCCACCAGTGCGAGGAGTGCGGTAAGGCCTTCAAACGCAAGGAGAGTCTCGAAGTGCATCAGTTGACGCACACCACCAAGCGAGTCGGCATGGGGCTTACCTGTGACGTCTGCAATGAATCTTGCCGCAACAGGGCCGACTATGTCACGCACATCAAACAGCATATCGAAGCCGGCGAAAAGATGGGTCCGGATGGTCTGCCACCTGACAACAAGGAAGCTAAGCTCGCCGAGACCGAgagcgaggaggaggaggaggaagaagaccAGTACTCAGACGGCGATGACGACTACGAGCCACCGTCTTCCTACCACTATGCTGCTAAGAAGTTGCAGAAACCTTCGCCATCCAAGACTTTGGCCGCTGCCAAGATCGAAAGTGAGGAGGAACAGATGGATAAAGAAGAGGTTGTCTATATTAGAGGAAAAGACGGCGTTGTCAAAAAGACTATCAAAACTCTCATGCCGATACAACGCAGAGGTGAACAGCAGTCTCCTCAGGAGACGAAAAAGGTCGTGGCTAGTCCTCAAGTCGCCAATTCCAAGCAGATCAAACACGATGAGCCAGCCCCCGTGCAGAAAACTGGCAGACACGATGAGACCGAAGCTCAAGTGCAGAAGATCGTTGCCTCTGTATTCAAAGAGCACAAAATACCGCTTAAACATCAAGCCGGTGAGCAGGTCAAAGAGACGACGCAGACTGTTACACGTCAGGCCTCTCAACCTCTCCCAAGCATAATTAAAGAGGAAAAGCTCGATACACCCATTGCCTCGGCTAGCCCGAAGAACGTCAATACCGTAAAGGTAATTAAGAGGATTGTCGTCAGAAAGCCAGCAGGAAGCGCTAGCGATGCTGTGTCAACGCCGGTTAAAGAACTTGTTCAAGAAGCTGTGGCTGCCTCTCAGGCACAGGCTTCATCGACGACACCCTCGACATCTGGCCCAAAAGTAACGAAGCGAGTAATCGTTCGCAGGATCATTCGCCAGGGCGACACGACTCGCGAAGTTATTATGAATCCAGATGGCACGATCATTGATCCGGCCGAGCTTGCGAAGCTGCCAACCGGTAACGTAGTTAAACGCGTGGTTGTGAAGAAACCGCTGGACAAGGGTCAAAATATAGAGGCAATGTTGCAGTCCGCCGACGCCAAGAGCATCATAAGAATGGCCGAATGTGGTGAAGATATCTCTAAAGCTAGTAGCATCGTTACGACTCCCAAACCAGTTACGACGGTGCACAGGGTAGAGCATCACCCGCAGCAGAAACAG GAGGACCGTGCCACCAAGGAGAAGCTTGAACAGCTCGAAAAACGAGTCGAGCAACAACGACTGAAAATCGAAGAACTGCAAGCGCGAAAGCAGCAAGAATACGAGGCAGACGACATGATGCCGGAACGCCATGATGAGTCAGAGGATGAACAGCAGCTTCCACTTAAAAGAGTCTTCGTCAAGAGAAAGCAGAGCATATACGACGAAGAACGCGAGTACGCTGATGACACTGTCATAAGCTCAAAGGACAAAGATGATACAACAGTGCAACAATCTGGCATGGTAATTACTGCCGAGGGACTCAAAGAAGAAGAGCTATCACAGGCCTCGACCACCTACGAGATGGACCACTCCGAGGCCGCTGCATCCAGCAGTCCCACGAGAGCGATAGAGGACgccaaaattattatcatcaaGCCGGAAGATAATGCGGCCGACGTTGACGAAATGAGTCGCGAACTATGCAGCATTCTCGACTCGACAGATAGCGTCGTAAAGATGCAAGAAAACGTGCTCAGCAATCTTACGCAGATCACGTCTTCTGTAAACGAAATGTCGGAGGCGGAAAAGAATTACGACGAGGTGGCTGAAATCGCTGCAAGCgtacaagaagaagaagctgcaCCGACCACAACGACGATGACAGAAGAAGAACCCATGGAACAGGAGGTTGTTGTCAGTAGCGAGGTCGAGGAACATAATCAGGAACAG GTTGAAGTCGGAGGCGATCTCGATCAAAATCATGCGGTGCAGATAGTCATAACTCAATCTGAGGAAGAAGGTATGAATCTTGAGGTACAGAGCTCTTCTGAAAACAACCAAATACAAGTCGCAGAGGACGGCACAACGACAATCGAAAGTACAACAGAGGATTGTCAAGAAGAATTGCCCTCGCTTACAGAGTCGAATGACATGTTCGAGACGTCCGAAACGGTAATGGAAGTAGACGGTAAAAGCATCCAGGAGCAGCCAAATCTCGACGAATCGGTCATTGAACTGTCTGCGAACAACGAAACGATCAATTTGAACGAAACCACCGATAGCAGAGACAGTTTAGAGGACAAACTTTCACAAATGGAAGGTTAG
- the LOC100124089 gene encoding aquaporin AQPAn.G isoform X2: protein MASLRNILGAQELTDKKSNLYRALVAEFLGTMLLNFFGCGSAITGDTLAISFSFGLTVAAVIQAIGHVSGGHVNPAVTFGMLAIGKIPVIRGLLYVISQCCGAIAGSAVLRALTSPEKEMVLGAVALKNGTDGAKGMGVEFFLAFILVLVVCGACDPGKPEAKPLAPLIIGLAVTVGHIVGIERTSTGMNPARALGSAVVVGEFPDHWLYWVGPILGGAAGALIYTHVIGAAKEPELPRSYTTVATEEKELHRLTRKGAQPA from the exons ATGGCAAGCCTTCGGAATATCCTGGGAGCGCAGGAGCTCACGGACAAGAAGTCCAATCTGTACCGCGCCCTCGTAGCCGAATTCCTGGGCACGATGTTGCTGAACTTCTTCGGCTGCGGTTCGGCCATCACCGGTGACACTCTCGCCATCAGCTTCTCCTTCGGCCTGACCGTCGCCGCGGTCATCCAAGCCATCGGACACGTTTCCGGCGGACACGTCAACCCGGCCGTCACTTTCGGCATGCTTGCTATCGGGAAG ATTCCGGTGATCCGTGGACTGCTGTACGTGATATCCCAGTGTTGCGGGGCGATCGCGGGCTCAGCGGTGTTGCGAGCGCTGACCAGTCCGGAGAAGGAAATGGTGCTCGGCGCTGTGGCGCTGAAGAACGGCACCGATGGCGCCAAGGGTATGGGCGTCGAGTTCTTCCTCGCGTTCATACTCGTCCTCGTAGTCTGCGGTGCCTGTGATCCTGGCAAACCGGAAGCTAAGCCACTGGCGCCGCTGATTATTGGCCTCGCCGTCACCGTTGGACACATCGTTGGT ATCGAGCGAACGAGCACCGGCATGAACCCAGCACGAGCACTGGGCAGTGCGGTCGTCGTTGGCGAGTTCCCCGACCACTGGCTCTACTGGGTAGGCCCAATCCTGGGAGGCGCCGCTGGTGCCCTTATCTACACGCATGTGATTGGCGCTGCCAAAGAGCCCGAATTGCCCAGATCGTACACGACCGTCGCTACCGAGGAGAAAGAG CTCCACCGGCTCACCAGGAAGGGAGCTCAGCCCGCTTGA